The Vigna radiata var. radiata cultivar VC1973A unplaced genomic scaffold, Vradiata_ver6 scaffold_441, whole genome shotgun sequence genome includes the window tgaattcatCTCTCATTTGTTTGACTATTAAAGGCCACTAGTGGATTCACAATGGAAAGGTCTACAATTCTAATAAATTGGAATCTCAAACAGTGCAAGATCactttttgctttattttttgagtTCGATTAGCATTTTGAGGCACATGTAGTTTTAGGATCCATGAATATGACTCAAAATAGTTTAAAGTAAAACTTTGTTTAGTTGAATTGTAATTATATGCTTAAACATGTGATATGATGCATAGATAATTAGAGCATCTTGTGAAAAATAGAGCTTAAAGGAGCAATAATGACATAGGCAATGGTTTAACAAAGGTAAGGGGaactaatattgttttatacaaTATGATTTATATTGTCTAAATTGAACATTTGATCATTTGtgattgattattgatttggtGGATGTCTGGGCTATGATCGAATGGTAATCTTTGAtttgattaatgaatttttacaattgtatttgttgtttttggttttatgtgtgtttttatttggataagtaatatgagttttaatttttaaattgatctcTAAGTTGTGAAATTAGGGTTGGATATGTGAATGATATCTTTGGATTCTAATGAGTCATTTTAAACGAGTTGTCACTGTTTTTTACTTGAATAAAGAATGAGAACACTCCCTCGAGCCAAAGGTATCCTCTATTATGTTGAGACAATATCATCTAGAGAAACTAGACTATCTAGCAAcccatgttttgaaatttatcaaacaaataCTCAATGAAATATTGCTTATAGAAAGTAGCGTGTAAGAAATTGGATATGCTAAAAGACAATATTGAATGAAGTAAGTGTTTGTCAATATAATCATCTATTTGAAACACTAAGCAAATCAAAATACTTACAATGTATGAAATGTTTGAAGTTGGTTTTTTCTATTAGATAGCATTTGATATATTAGAGACATCCACATTTTGAAGTCATCTTAACTCTATTAGACTCACCTACTCATATAGAGGATGAAATTTAGGTAGTGAAAGATGAGGGAGATTCTTATAATGGGATATAGGGCTAGGGACCCCTTTTCTGGCATGACTGTAAGTGAATTTACTTTGTCAATGTATGATTGAGACTTAGTGAATTTGAATTAGTGAGGACACTTTATTCATGATTACATGATATGTGTATGACTTTATGAGTATCCGATTTAATGCATATATCCAAAATTGAGTCTAAAGTAGGTTATGTTAGAATTAtaagataattgattaataGTACCTATTGCATGTAAATGTGTAGAATGATGATTTTGTTTAATCTTTGTGATGATATAATATGTGATATTATAAAATACtattagcttacccttttttCTATGTTGTGTTGTGGTTTATTTACttgtaataattatatgttatatGCGAGTAGACAATATTAGAAGTAAGGGGAATCAACGGTGAGATAGTCCAAGATGGATGTAAACAGTGGAAGCTACTTatgttagtttattttttattttgtttgattaagtattttgttttcaaaacatttcTATTTAAATCTTTGAGAAATATTGTAATACAAGGAGCATACTTATTTTAACACCCCGATTTAGGAATGTTAAGTGTAAGTAAAagaatgttatttgattaagacaaatACAACTCCTAGCAAGTCAAGcataaacaaaaaacatataaatttgcTTAACAAAGTTGGACTCACTCAGCGACCAAGCCTCCCTTGCCTCTCTGCcaaattcaaaattcactcttGCTCAATGACCTAGGCTTTGGAAGTTTTTTTACATCAAGCTTGCCCAACGAGTGAAAGGTCTTGATGGTCTTTGTAATCTTATTTTAACGTTCGCTTAGCGAAGGTATGGCTTGATGAGAAAGCCTTCATGAAACCAAAATACAATTTACATATCATATTGTACCAATAGCTTTAATGGGTGTTTTTATCCTTTAATCCaatcaaaatcaatattaaCTCAGTTAAAATGATTCATTAGAAGCTAATGATGCAAACTCATTTATCCACCCTAAACTTTCACCAATCAAATACcaaatttaacacaaacatgttcaacacaCAATAACCAAATCAAGcaatatttaaagttaaatgaTTCAACCATTTCATCAAAGATCAAAATAGGCACATAGGTATAagataaatcaaattcaaaatatattactaGCTGCCCTTacttgagataaaaaaaaaaacattgtaaCTCAAAAGTTTCTCCTTAGAACTTTATTTCTCATAGAATGATCTAACTTTGTAATTAAAACCCCAATCAGAAATTGAAACATATCCTTAATATCATAAACAAATAGAAATTCACTTTTGAGTTATTTTGAATCATATGTGTTGAACTATCGATACCTACAATTCAAAACATTCATTGAcctaaaaaagaaacaaaaaattaacttaCTTTTTCTTAACTTTAGCCGAATGATTTTGTAGAACCTTTTGCTATAATCAATTTTATGACCTCTAATATTCAAAAGAGTTAAGAGTGagaccaaaattttaaaaaatgaaaagaaaagttttataaagtagattattgtttttataaaatgatacttgataaataaaaattttatttatagtctaattttaaataataaaataataatatcacattttaaattcctttttattcttaaactattttctaagtttttataatatttttctttctaaattaataaaaaattaaaaaaaaaagagttttaaatatttatatttgactattattattataaataattaaattttattaaaatagtatataaaataaataaaataaatttttgtttcactTTGTATCTCTTTtccattataatttatttaattcgatatatttctctttttcattaaatttatgttCACCTCAGTGTTCATCATCTATTCTATAAATAAGCATTGAAAATATATCCAAAATTACTTTTTCATACTTAGTTATAACTATCTATTCACTGTTTGTTCattatgataatttattgtGTAGCGTCTTTTCTCTTATTTGGAACAATTTATCTGACCGTCCTTTTATTGGTTAAAATGTCATTCGTGACACCTTTACACATAAAGTATATCGTACTATATtgtactattttctttttaccacCGCTACTATTTATAAAcctcaataataataataatataaaaatgttattatagtcaatattaatttaaaatgtttaattattcgTATAATCTCTATTTTATCAAAAGTGTGTCTACTTGCTTTTcgtttttctaaaaaaaattcaattgttataatttttgtaaaagtctttcaattaagttatttaaaaaaaaaatagtaacagTTAAGAATGTAATGTGtcaatatctaatttttttaaaattgtttaattcatatttaatttttcaacttttttaaaaaaaattattgttacaTGTGACACGTAATTCAGcgttaatttttcaatttaattctttttattttaattactttttttctttgatttaatttagattcaaattttctaaaattagagTAATATTGACTTTtctaaattaagataaattttattatttgtatagaTGTGatattgatgtttttttattaaaaataacatttttgacctattaaattattgtatattattaagCTATGATTTGTTAATCATGACTTTAactgttaaattttaatatgagtattactataatatttatacaaataataaataataaatttagttccaattaaaaaaagacCAAATTTATTATTGGTATAAATggtattaactaatttttttattaaaacacatgaattaataatatatgttttaatacttgttattttttaaaaaatatttatactaaattagttttaaattttataaagaaaacatGGACGGACAAAACTTGAATTAATACTAAATAATGatgtaatatgttaaaaaatctttttaagaaaaatatcaatataatatttatataaataataaattttatcttaatttgaagagaccatgtttttcattttgagaaaaattaagactaaattaaattaataagataaatatgatgattaaattgaaataaagacAATGTATTATCCTACCACGTGACATAACACAGAGATTTGATActggtaataaaataaaagaaaaattaattaaaaaaattaaaaaaaccacATTGACATGTGATGTATCCTTAACGTCGTtagtaatttgttttttcaaaaaaaaaaaactaattgagacacattttaaaaagttaggacacaattgaaattttttaaaaaacaggATGACATACtaccaccaaaataaaaacGGGTTTGAGTGCAGGCTCTAGGATCATAATTGAAACACTAATTTACACTTTTCTTCAAGCCTTCAAATAGTCGTTTTTTTCACACTCTCAGTTATAAAGTCCAAGTCCTTAATACTCCTTCTCCAAGCTGTGGAGGAGTGTATATGTAAAAGTTAGTATCGGTTACTTCtgtaaaatcttaaatttgcAATAAATGCACATTTACTTTTTTACCTTACATCCGTATTTAGAAGTTTCAAAATGAACTTTTAATTAAGGTTGACTTAATCACaacttaaaagtttataaacacattttacttttaaacatGTCTAATTATAACATGATTAACTGACATGTGTTTGACTGATGAGTTATTCACCTTTTATAGAGAGTAATCCGACCAACATGAATAAAAAAGTTGACTTTAAGAATCGACCAATCATACACTATAAAAATCATCCAAATAATTAAGACTAACTAAAACCACTTTAACCACATTACATATTTCAACAATTCATAAtagtattaattatatataaaattaactatagTTAAATAGTAGATTTTCAAGTTAGTTTCTTTTGTGTACTTTTACTGTACTttcaaaatatacttattttgaaggattacaatttttttagagaatctaaatttttatatgattaatcaCATCAATAATgatatacaattataattataattaaatactgATAATCACTCATTATTAATGATAagttaatcatatttatttatgataactTATTTCATGATAAGTGACTATTTTATAATTAGGTAATAATCATCATTCATATGTTAATGataagttaattatatttattaacggTCATTTTGTTCCATGATAAGTTACTATCATGACATACAATAAATTAGTAATAAGAATATTAACTTTATATATgtagtttaataaaataagtaaaacatttattgtactcttaattttcactataaaatttcaaaatgcaataattattgaaataagaGTATGAAGCAtttaaataggtttaattatgGTTTGgtcttaatatttttcatttatcttttaattaaataattcaatttaaaaattaaaaacgtgACTTTTCaaagttgaataatttttttaatttttaaaaatataaacaaaaattgatgATTCTTCTATACATTGAAATTGAcctgattaattttatatgaaaaaatataaaatatcactaTAACTAAACTAGAATAATCACATCAACGTACTTTTAACCATTTGACAATTATGGTTAGTGATAGAAATAATCTATCTTATAaggttttataaatattaaaaaaattattaaaaaatgataaaattcaatataataaataaataataggataaaaaggttaaaaaaaatattatattagcaTTATATATTATACCATTAATCATACATctctaatatatataatgacaCATCCATGATTAAATGGTATAAATGTGTACCTTTTTGAGCTCTTGATTGAGAAGATATAAGGGAAACTtagaaaagaaatgaagattGTACTAATTGTTGATGAGTGAAGGTAAACAAAAATCTGCTTAATCTGTCTGAACAAAAGATTACATCCTTGAACAAGAAACCAATGTTTCAATCATCTATGACAAACACATCTGTAATGATAAGGGCTATTGATAGGATCATTCCCCTCCACAGGAACCTGTTCAGCTCTGCATTTGTACTTGCATCCTTTACATTCATTGTAAGTGCAAGTTGGTGCTGTTGATCCAATCATGGCTCTCCATGATTTCCTCATTCTCCATGCCTCATTGTCACCCTATATATCATTCCACATATTTGAAACCAGAAACACTTTGgaaacataaaaatacaaagCTTCCCAAGAAGTTATTCAGTTTGATCATAATTAACCTTTATTCTTTGATCTCTTCGAGTTTGTGAGGACTCCAACACCCTAGCTTCTGTTTCATTAACTGCAGCAACAATGGTGACAAatatgatgaaacagaaaattttgagttttgattTCTCCAAAAAAAGTTGAATGCCAATGCACCCTTTTGAATTAGAGACAACTAAACAAAAATGCTAGAcaataacatgaaaaataaagcaTGTTTCAGCATATCAAGAGGAAAAATCATTACAACAAACAGATAACGGACAAAAACATAGGAAGAGATCCAACACAGAGAAGGTATAATTGAGTATATATATAAGCAAGTGGATGCAtaggagaaaaagaaatgaagttgtggaagaagaagaagaagattgcattTGGATTAGTATGACCTTGTATTTGTTGAGCAGCAAATGTGAAGGCCAAGAGTATGAAGAACAGTTTAGCTAGTTTGGTGAGTTCTTCCATTTTGTGCTTGTGTTGTAAGAGGGTGCAAGCATATATGGATAAGAtgttagagagagagagagaatgaggaGAGAGAAATGTAAGGTTAgcaataaataaagaaataggGTAAAACCTGCAACTTGACAGAGGAAAATATAAGAGAAAGCATAGCCGACAGATAGACCATTATCACCAACTCCTGGGGAATTCTAGAGTTAACTACAATTACTATATtgcccatcccataattacgtTTGactttttcaaatgaaaaaaataatatgggATATTGTTCTactgatataaatattttttgcaaTGTGGATATATAAATATGGTTAATTTATAATAgggtttaaatatgtttttaatctttatattttgagctgattttggttttagtccatttttaaactatggtataatttagtcgttcaactttagaaaactctgattataatcttttttatcaaatttttttaactttatttgttgtttcaagcatgttttattataacaattggattgtttatactgtttgacacatttttacttcaatgttaactaagaaacgcgtttgaaacaacaaataaagttaaaaaaatttggtgaaaaagactaaaaccagagttttctaaacttgaaagactaaattgtaccatagtttaaaaatggactaaaaccaaaatcgtctcaaagtatagaaactaaaaacatatttaacccatttataatattcaactttattttaaattatatcttaaatattcttaataaaGTTTATCCTATTGTAACACCTTTATTGAATTGttgttaaattatttctaaatatttaattcacatagataaaattgatttgtaatatataaatgtaaacattattttataaattatttttgtaaaattaaattattgtaaaatataatgaaagcaTTTTGAATGTTTGAGTTTAAATtctacattaaataaaaataaaaaaaatgaacttaatgtaaaattttataaattcattttttaaggttttaaattaaaaataaatatcacttttaaattcaaagtgatattaattttctaatataaattgagtttcaaattattaattttctttttcaaacttttttttataacattagtTAAACTTAAAAGTATGCATTAagaattcttaaaaatatttaatcaataaatataaagatatatattttttttaattttaggtgtgaatttaattatatatgtttaataacaaaaaatacaatactaaagaaatatatgaattcTGTATATAAAAATTCCTTCTTCCATCACAGTTTTCTTTGAAGACAATTCTATTGTAgtataaatttactttttttattatatgtaaaatcAAGTTAACTTCTgaagtaaattttataaaatccatGCACAGAATCATTTGCAAAGAATCATTTTGGGATGCAGTCACAATATTCACAAATCATATGGCTTTCAGTGTTATACTTAAATTTTGGTCAACGTGATGCTGTCATCTAAAACATTAAATGATGAACGTTCTATTTTCCATAAACCGACACACAATAAGTAACTGCACAAAATACGAGCTTAAGAAGATGGCtgcttttgaattttgtttcttcTACTTCACTTACCAATTCAGTAAactcaactttttattttggtaatattttttaaaacttattgtAAGAACAGTTAATTTCaagataattcttttatttttataattcattttaattttgtgttataCCAGCACATAAATGGCAATGTTTTATTAAATCATgtgttttaaacttataataCTGTTATGACCTTTCAATGGAAGATACTTTTATCacatatatcttatttttactcataaatttataactttGTTCATATAAGataggtttaaattttttttgtctcagtTTAGTcaccgttttttaaaatgtcaatttttaattcttaaattataaaaattgtttcagAGAGTTAAATATCCACTAAccgaattaattttttttttctctcttttctgttGTTCTGAATTTCTCTGAACactaatagttttttttttctttctctgaatttttctatttctccttctttatgtttaaatgtatattgtttttattattattttcatttttactaaaagagttatatattctttttaaattataattaaattctattaaaattgTTCCCAAAATCAGAAAGGGATAGCTCCACAAGCAGAAGAGCAAGGTGGTTTGCGGCTGATAATGCTTTTCTCTTCCATGGCTGCGATACTTTGATTCATTCCTCCAACCAGTTAAGTAACAGACACGAAAGGGTTCGACTTCAAACTGTATCTTCCAATGTAACTACCATCGCGGACGCATGCATGGCACAGTGGATTCACACGCAAAACATAACATGTCGTGTTTGGGATATTCGGAACTTGTCAAAATCTGTTGTTGTTCTTAAAGGCAACCTTGGAGCTATTCGTTCAATACGTTTCCCATACTAGATTGAAGAACG containing:
- the LOC106754596 gene encoding uncharacterized protein LOC106754596 → MEELTKLAKLFFILLAFTFAAQQIQVNETEARVLESSQTRRDQRIKGDNEAWRMRKSWRAMIGSTAPTCTYNECKGCKYKCRAEQVPVEGNDPINSPYHYRCVCHR